Proteins encoded together in one Macadamia integrifolia cultivar HAES 741 unplaced genomic scaffold, SCU_Mint_v3 scaffold812, whole genome shotgun sequence window:
- the LOC122070043 gene encoding pentatricopeptide repeat-containing protein At2g13600-like codes for MYNNEDGVMMEGNCFNFATALEACTLLSALGLGKQVHVKLIRSRVNIDINNVVVGTALINMYSKSGSLNYAQRVFDRMLEKNVIAWTLMITGYAIHGIGSQALEIFRQMLETGMGYFKQKRDKYGIFPIVDHYTCVVDLLERDGRLTEARNLLDEVGDGVISDDSSGETILGAFLGACRLHGDVEMGSKVAQ; via the exons ATGTACAACAATGAAGATGGGGTTATGATGGAAGGTAACTGCTTCAATTTTGCCACTGCTCTTGAAGCATGTACTCTTTTGTCAGCATTGGGGCTGGGAAAACAAGTACATGTTAAATTGATTCGGTCGAGAGTCAATATTGATATCAACAATGTGGTTGTTGGGACAGCTCTGATCAACATGTACTCGAAGTCTGGTAGTTTAAACTATGCACAAAGAGTATTTGACCGGATGTTGGAAAAGAATGTAATCGCATGGACATTGATGATAACTGGCTATGCCATTCATGGTATTGGTTCACAGGCCCTTGAGATTTTCCGGCAAATGTTGGAAACAG GGATGGGATACTTCAAACAAAAGAGGGACAAATATGGGATATTCCCAATAGTTGATCATTATACTTGTGTGGTTGATTTGTTGGAAAGAGATGGGAGGCTCACTGAAGCAAGGAATTTATTGGATGAAGTTGGGGATGGAGTCATTAGTGATGATTCATCTGGTGAAACAATTTTGGGTGCATTTCTGGGGGCTTGCAGGTTGCATGGAGATGTGGAAATGGGAAGCAAGGTAGCCCAGTAG